The following are from one region of the Marinomonas sp. CT5 genome:
- a CDS encoding DUF3307 domain-containing protein translates to MFQFDGLAVLLLLLLGHVIGDFFLQPNAWVKDKNTQQGHSRSLYYHGLVHGAIVLAIVSLATPNSLLGSLFIGLLFAFIHSLIDYVKVKVGQGFLWFIIDQLLHVLSILFLWFYLFDSAIEQLKTLINDIDYNAALLIALAYLMMLKPASIVMGEILSKWSADLDVDGSDAQNKKVQSLPDAGKYLGYLERVLVLTFILNGQYTAVGFVLAAKSIFRMGDLREAHDRKFTEYVMLGSLFSVSIALFTGFIVLKLLP, encoded by the coding sequence ATGTTTCAATTCGACGGTTTGGCCGTGTTGCTCTTGTTGTTACTGGGGCACGTGATTGGCGATTTCTTTTTACAACCCAACGCTTGGGTGAAAGACAAAAACACCCAGCAAGGCCACTCGCGCTCTTTGTATTATCACGGTCTGGTTCATGGTGCCATTGTCTTAGCGATTGTGAGTTTAGCCACTCCCAACAGCTTGCTAGGCTCGCTTTTCATCGGTTTATTATTCGCGTTTATTCATAGCCTAATCGATTATGTAAAAGTGAAAGTGGGACAAGGCTTTTTGTGGTTTATCATCGACCAGTTACTTCATGTCCTCAGCATTCTATTTTTATGGTTTTACCTCTTTGATAGCGCGATAGAACAACTTAAAACACTCATCAATGACATAGATTACAACGCGGCTTTGCTCATCGCTCTGGCTTATTTAATGATGCTAAAACCAGCCTCTATCGTTATGGGTGAAATTCTTTCTAAATGGTCGGCCGATTTAGATGTGGACGGCAGTGATGCCCAAAACAAGAAGGTGCAATCCTTACCGGATGCGGGCAAATACCTAGGCTACCTTGAACGTGTTTTGGTATTAACCTTTATTTTAAACGGACAATACACCGCCGTTGGGTTTGTACTGGCCGCGAAATCCATTTTCCGCATGGGGGATTTACGGGAAGCCCATGATAGAAAATTTACCGAATACGTGATGCTAGGCTCACTGTTTTCGGTGAGTATCGCTTTATTCACTGGTTTTATTGTCTTGAAGCTACTGCCTTAA
- a CDS encoding DMT family transporter, which produces MTALLSFFTTRIHSNAYVLLILCTLFWGGNTIAGRLAIAQVSPLSVVSLRWLIVSSVMWFFYGRQVRQEWHLLRPHLLKMVLMATLGFTCFNSLFYIAAYQTTAINIGIIQGSVPVLVLLGAMSLYREKAHLLQSIGIILTLVGVTLVATQGHLTKLLELSINPGDGYILIACVCYAIYTLALRSKPNVSAMVFFTVLSCIGAITALPALVYEIATGAAYWPTPKGWLIVLYISFFPSLISQVFFMRGVELIGPARAGVFINFVPIFAPILAVLLLHETFHFYHAIALTMVLAGIWLSERKKSMQTDSTPS; this is translated from the coding sequence ATGACCGCTTTACTGAGCTTCTTCACTACCCGCATTCACTCCAATGCCTATGTCTTACTGATTTTATGTACTCTGTTTTGGGGGGGGAATACCATTGCTGGCCGTCTGGCTATCGCTCAGGTTTCACCACTCTCCGTGGTGTCTTTACGTTGGTTGATTGTGAGTAGCGTGATGTGGTTCTTTTATGGCCGCCAAGTCCGTCAGGAATGGCACCTGCTGCGTCCCCATTTGCTAAAAATGGTACTGATGGCGACCTTGGGCTTCACCTGTTTTAACTCCCTGTTTTACATTGCCGCTTACCAGACCACCGCCATTAATATTGGGATCATTCAAGGCAGTGTGCCAGTATTGGTTCTGCTCGGAGCCATGTCACTGTATCGAGAAAAGGCCCATCTTTTGCAGTCCATTGGGATTATTCTCACTCTAGTGGGGGTGACTTTGGTGGCCACTCAGGGCCACCTAACTAAGCTGCTAGAACTGTCAATTAATCCGGGGGATGGATATATATTGATCGCCTGTGTTTGCTATGCCATTTACACCTTGGCACTACGCAGTAAACCAAATGTCTCTGCCATGGTGTTCTTTACTGTTTTGTCCTGTATTGGCGCCATCACAGCGCTGCCCGCGCTGGTCTATGAAATAGCCACTGGAGCAGCTTACTGGCCCACTCCGAAAGGCTGGCTGATTGTGCTGTATATTTCGTTCTTCCCCTCTCTGATTTCTCAGGTATTTTTTATGCGTGGAGTGGAATTAATCGGCCCCGCCAGAGCTGGGGTGTTTATTAATTTTGTGCCAATTTTCGCCCCCATTTTAGCCGTGCTACTGCTGCACGAAACATTCCACTTTTACCATGCTATCGCTCTGACCATGGTACTGGCTGGGATCTGGCTGTCGGAGCGCAAAAAAAGCATGCAGACCGACTCAACCCCTTCTTAG